In Mustela erminea isolate mMusErm1 chromosome 15, mMusErm1.Pri, whole genome shotgun sequence, the following proteins share a genomic window:
- the LOC116574524 gene encoding ras-like protein family member 11A: MRPPTMSGHCLLAPIPESSSDCLLPKDIKLAVLGAGRVGKSAMIVRFLTKRFIGDYEPNTGKLYSRLVYIEGDQLSLQIQDTPGGIQVQDNLTQVVDSLSKCVQWAEGFLLVYSITDYDSYQSIRPLYHHIRKVHPDSRAPVIIVGNKGDLLHARQVQTHDGIQLANELGSLFLEISTSENYEDVCDVFQHLCKEVSKLHSLSGERRRASIIPRPRSPNMQDLKRRFKQALSSKVKSPSALG, encoded by the exons ATGCGGCCGCCAACCATGTCTGGGCACTGTTTGCTCGCGCCCATCCCCGAGTCCTCCTCCGACTGCCTCCTGCCCAAGGACATCAAGCTGGCCGTGCTGGGCGCCGGCCGGGTGGGCAAGAGCG caatGATCGTGCGCTTCCTGACCAAGAGATTCATCGGCGATTATGAACCGAATACAG GCAAATTGTATTCACGGCTGGTCTACATAGAGGGAGACCAGCTATCCCTGCAGATCCAGGACACCCCCGGGGGCATCCAG GTCCAAGACAACCTGACCCAAGTAGTTGATTCCCTGTCCAAGTGCGTGCAGTGGGCAGAGGGCTTTCTGCTGGTCTACTCCATCACAGACTACGACAGCTACCAGTCCATCCGCCCCCTTTACCACCACATCCGGAAGGTCCACCCTGACTCTAGGGCCCCTGTCATCATCGTGGGCAACAAGGGAGACCTTCTCCATGCCCGTCAGGTGCAAACGCATGATGGCATTCAACTGGCCAATGAACTCGGCAGCCTGTTCCTTGAAATTTCCACCAGTGAAAACTATGAGGACGTCTGTGATGTGTTTCAGCATCTCTGTAAAGAGGTGAGCAAGCTGCACAGCCTCagcggggagaggaggagggcctCCATCATTCCCCGGCCGCGCTCTCCCAACATGCAAGACCTCAAGAGGCGCTTCAAACAGGCTCTGTCTTCCAAAGTGAAATCCCCCTCTGCACTGGGGTAA
- the LOC116574526 gene encoding 60S ribosomal protein L21, which yields MTNTKGKRRGTRYMFSRPFRKHGVVPLATYMRIYKKGDIVDIKGMGTVQKGMPHKCYHGKTGRVYNVTQHAVGIVVNKQVKGKILAKRINVRIEHIKHSKSRDSFLKRVKENDQKKKEAKEKGTWVQLKRQPAPPREAHFVRTNGKEPELLEPIPYEFMA from the exons ATGACCAacacaaagggaaagaggagaggtacCCGGTACATGTTCTCTAGGCCTTTTAGAAAACATG GAGTTGTTCCTTTGGCCACATATATGCGAATCTACAAGAAAGGTGATATTGTGGACATCAAG GGAATGGGCACTGTTCAAAAGGGAATGCCCCACAAATGTTACCATGGCAAAACTGGAAGAGTCTACAATGTTACTCAGCATGCTGTTGGTATTGTTGTAAACAAACAAGTTAA GGGCAAGATTCTTGCCAAGAGAATTAATGTCCGCATTGAGCATATTAAACATTCAAAGAGCCGAGATAGCTTCCTGAAGCGGGTaaaggaaaatgatcagaaaaagaaggaagccaaagagaaaggtACTTGGGTTCAGCTGAAGCGTCAG ccTGCTCCACCCAGAGAAGCACATTTCGTGAGAACCAATGGAAAAGAGCCCGAACTGCTGGAACCCATTCCCTATGAATTCATGgcatga